From Synergistaceae bacterium:
GAGATGACAGAAAGGGTTATTGTATTGAACGACTGTGTTGACCTCCGACCGGGACGGCGAGGCTGAGGACTTGAAGATAACTGTTTTGACAGTGGGAAAACCTAAGGATCGCTGCTTGGCGGAGCTCGCCGAGCGCTATCTCTCAAGAATGCGTCCCTTTGCACCTGTGGCGCTGGAGAGCGTCGCCGAGTCCAGGGACTTGCAACCGGAGAGGAAAATCGATCAAGAAGGGGAGGCTATTACCAGGGCCCTTCGGGACAGGGATTTTGTCGTCGTTCTTGACGAAAAGGGAACTGGCCTGGACAGTGTCTCTCTTTCCAACTGGCTTGAGAACACCATGAAAGAGGAGCCGGGCAGGATTGTGTTCGTCATCGGAGGGGCTTTCGGTCTTTCCGAGCGGGTCATGCGGAGAAGCGCATTTTCGCTCTCTCTTTCCGCTATGACTCTGCCGCACGAGTTGTGCCTGGTCTTCTTTCTTGAGCAGCTTTATCGTGCCTTTTCCATCATAAAAGGCACAAAATACCACCATTAATCGAAAGGAAGATAGCCTCGTGAAGATGGACAAGATCATGAAACAGGCCCAGAAGATGCAGACGCAGGTAGCGAAGATACAGGAAGAGCTGGCCAATGAGATGGTCGAGGGCAGCGCGGGGGGCGGCATGGTCAAGGTGACGGCTAACGGTCAGGGAGATATTTTCTCCGTCAGCATCGAGCCCGAGGTCGCGGGCGACGATGTAGAAATGTTGGAGGATCTCGTCCTGGCGGCGGTCAACGATGCCCTGAGAAAGAGCAAGGAGTTGGCCAACAGTCGAATGGGGCAGATCGCGAGCGGTATGGGCATACCGGGGCTCTTTTAATCCGGGGAGTTGAAAGGTGTCTCTGCCCGAGTCGTTTGAGAAATTGGCCCTGCTGTTCAGGAAGATGCCGAACGTCGGATCGAAAAGCGCCCGCCGCATGGCCTTCTACGTGCTTCAGCAGCCGCCCTCCTATGCGGATGAGCTGGCGCGGCTTCTCGTCGCGCTTAAAGAGAAGATACACCCTTGTTCCATTTGCGGAAACATAACGGATTCCGATCCATGCTCTATCTGTTCCGATCCGCTGAGGGACAGGAGATCCCTGTGCGTCGTGGAGACGATCGAAGATCTTTTCAGCATTGAGACGGCTGGGGTATTCTCCGGCCTTTACCACGTCCTGGGTGGACGAGTATCCCCCCTGGATGGAGAGACCATCGATGACAAGCGGCTGTCCGACCTGAGAAAGAGGGTCTTGAACGGAGAGATCGAGGAGGTGATAATCGCGACGAACCCGCGCATCGAGGGCGATCTGACCTATCATGCGATCGTTGACTACATCGGACCCGTGGACATTCACATATCGAGGATAGCCTACGGTCTTCCGGTCGGCGGCAGCATAGAGTTCGCCGACAGGACGACGCTGCAGGCCGCGATGGAGTCCCGTGTTCGATTGAAGATAAGCGCCGCTGAAGAGCAATCGTAAAGGCGGCCCTGAAATTGTTGAGAGGAAGCGAGGTGAGATCATGACGGAAGGCTTTGGCAAATTGGTCCAGTTCTTCTTCTCCGGTCTTATGGTCTTCATAGGAGGAATGGTAGGCGCTCAGATCGCCTGGCTTCTCCTGCCCCTGATACCGGTGGACTGGTTTCTGGCGGGGAAAGAGTGGCTTCCCCTTTGGCTGCCGGGAAGGATCGTCTTCACGGTGTTATGCGTGTCTTTATTTGCTTTTGTGGGCTTGATGTTTTCCCCCTTGGTCATCCGACTGCTCGGGTTGATCGGCGCATCGATCGAAATGCAGCTCAAGAACGCAAGCTGGTCGGAGTTGACCGCGGCCACGGCCGGCATAATAATCGGACTTCTGATCGCCAACCTGATAGCCATGCCCTTCTCGGATCTTCCATTGGGGAGCTATGTAGCCGTGGTGTTGAACGTCGTGCTGGCCTACCTGGGAGCGAGCATCCTGCTGAAGAGGCAGAGCGAGATGCAGGGTGTCCTGACTCCCATCAAAGGGATCAGGGAGCGTCTCTCCATGATAAAAACGCAGCAACAGAAGGGCGAGGATGGCCGTGCGGACGACATGGGATCCTGGGAGATTCCGAAAAAGATCCTGGACACGAGCGTGATAATCGACGGTCGCATTCTGGATGTCGCCAGAACCGGCTTTTTAGAGGGTATAATCTTGATCCCCCAGTTTGTCCTTCATGAGCTACAGTCCGTTGCCGACTCCACCGACCCGTCCAGGAGGACCAGGGGCAGGCGCGGCATGGACGTTGTGAACGAGCTGCAAAGGCTGGCTGATACCAGGGTGGAGATCGCTGACCTTACTTTGAGAGACCTCGAGGCCGAGTCCGTGGACAGTGCGCTAGTCGTCTTGGCCGAGAGATTGTCTGGTCAGATAATGACCACCGACTACAACCTGAACAAGCTGGCCCAGATCCAGGGCATCCCGGTGCTGAACGTCAACGACCTTGCAAACGCCATGAAGCCGATGCTTCTGCCCGGCGAGACGATAATCATCGACGTGATAAGAGAGGGCAAAGAGCCCCAACAGGGGGTTGGATACCTTGACGACGGCACCATGTTCGTCGTCGAGGACGGAGAGGCTTATATCGGAAAGCGAGTGGAGGTCGTGGTGACGTCCATGCTTCAGACATCGGCCGGGAGGATGGTATTCGGCAGGATAAGAAGGGAAGTCCGCGCTCCGTGAAGGATGTTTCTTTCGTAGTTGTCGCGGGCGGAAAAGGAGAGAGGACCGGAGGGTCGGTCCCGAAGCAATTTCGACCGTTGGCCGGCTTTCCCCTCTGGAGATGGAGCGTGAACACGGCAGAAAGACTCTTTCTGCGAGGTCTCGTGAAAGAATGCGTGCTGGTACTGCCCGCAGGCGACCTCGACTCGACAGGACGCGAGGTCCGCTCCTTCAAGGTGCCCGTCGTCGTGACTGCAGGCGGGGCGGAGAGGCAGGAATCCGTTCTAAGAGGAATCGACGCTGCCTCGGGAGAGTACGTGCTGATCCACGACGGCGCCCGTCCGTTTTTGTCCGTCTCGCTGGCGGAGCGTCTTGTCGCCGCGCTTGACCGGGAACATGGCGTGCTTCCCCTTCTTCCCGTGTCAGACGCACTGAAGCTGTCGGACGAGGATGGAGCTCTCTCTCCTTTTCCAAGGGAGAACCTGTGGATCACCCAGACGCCGCAGGGTTTCCCAAGGAAGGCGCTGATCAGCGTCCTGAGGTCCCACTCAGGAGGCGCGAAGGACGAGGGAGAGGCTTGGAGCGATTCCGGACTCCCGCTCCGGTCGGTCAAGGGCGAGCGGACGAACATTAAAATTACCTGGGAGGAGGACTTTGCCATGGCCGAGGGCATTGCCCAACGAGCCTTCAGGACGGGCATCGGCTACGACATTCACCCTCTTGTGCCGGGCAGAAGATATATCCTGGGAGGGGTGGAGTTTCCTGATTTTCCCCTCGGTTTTTCAGGGCACTCCGATGGTGACGTCCTCGTCCACGCCGTGTGCGACGCCCTGTTGGGCGCCGCGGGGCTGGGCGATATTGGAATGTTATACCCGGCTAGCGACGACAAGTACAAGGATATGGCGAGCACGATACTGCTCAAGGATGTCGTGGATAGGGTGGAGGGCGAAGGTTGGTCGCTCGAATGGATCGACTGCGTCATAAGCGCGCAGCTGCCAAGGCTCGCCCCGTCGTTGCCTCGGATGATCGAGACTATGGAGGGGTTTTTTCCCGCCTCGTGGAGAGGGAGGCTGCATCTGAAGGCCAAGTCGGGCGAGGGAATAGGCGACGTGGGATAC
This genomic window contains:
- a CDS encoding 23S rRNA (pseudouridine(1915)-N(3))-methyltransferase RlmH, whose translation is MKITVLTVGKPKDRCLAELAERYLSRMRPFAPVALESVAESRDLQPERKIDQEGEAITRALRDRDFVVVLDEKGTGLDSVSLSNWLENTMKEEPGRIVFVIGGAFGLSERVMRRSAFSLSLSAMTLPHELCLVFFLEQLYRAFSIIKGTKYHH
- a CDS encoding YbaB/EbfC family nucleoid-associated protein, producing MKMDKIMKQAQKMQTQVAKIQEELANEMVEGSAGGGMVKVTANGQGDIFSVSIEPEVAGDDVEMLEDLVLAAVNDALRKSKELANSRMGQIASGMGIPGLF
- the recR gene encoding recombination protein RecR: MSLPESFEKLALLFRKMPNVGSKSARRMAFYVLQQPPSYADELARLLVALKEKIHPCSICGNITDSDPCSICSDPLRDRRSLCVVETIEDLFSIETAGVFSGLYHVLGGRVSPLDGETIDDKRLSDLRKRVLNGEIEEVIIATNPRIEGDLTYHAIVDYIGPVDIHISRIAYGLPVGGSIEFADRTTLQAAMESRVRLKISAAEEQS
- a CDS encoding TRAM domain-containing protein — encoded protein: MTEGFGKLVQFFFSGLMVFIGGMVGAQIAWLLLPLIPVDWFLAGKEWLPLWLPGRIVFTVLCVSLFAFVGLMFSPLVIRLLGLIGASIEMQLKNASWSELTAATAGIIIGLLIANLIAMPFSDLPLGSYVAVVLNVVLAYLGASILLKRQSEMQGVLTPIKGIRERLSMIKTQQQKGEDGRADDMGSWEIPKKILDTSVIIDGRILDVARTGFLEGIILIPQFVLHELQSVADSTDPSRRTRGRRGMDVVNELQRLADTRVEIADLTLRDLEAESVDSALVVLAERLSGQIMTTDYNLNKLAQIQGIPVLNVNDLANAMKPMLLPGETIIIDVIREGKEPQQGVGYLDDGTMFVVEDGEAYIGKRVEVVVTSMLQTSAGRMVFGRIRREVRAP
- the ispF gene encoding 2-C-methyl-D-erythritol 2,4-cyclodiphosphate synthase; this encodes MKDVSFVVVAGGKGERTGGSVPKQFRPLAGFPLWRWSVNTAERLFLRGLVKECVLVLPAGDLDSTGREVRSFKVPVVVTAGGAERQESVLRGIDAASGEYVLIHDGARPFLSVSLAERLVAALDREHGVLPLLPVSDALKLSDEDGALSPFPRENLWITQTPQGFPRKALISVLRSHSGGAKDEGEAWSDSGLPLRSVKGERTNIKITWEEDFAMAEGIAQRAFRTGIGYDIHPLVPGRRYILGGVEFPDFPLGFSGHSDGDVLVHAVCDALLGAAGLGDIGMLYPASDDKYKDMASTILLKDVVDRVEGEGWSLEWIDCVISAQLPRLAPSLPRMIETMEGFFPASWRGRLHLKAKSGEGIGDVGYSRSVVCRSVATLSKPGHAF